TGATAAACAAACGCACCTTAGCTGTCTGAAAACCTTGCTGTAGCAGTGATATTCAGTTCCTCTGTGCACCAGGCGTGGTGTTATTCGGTGGTTTTTGTGTTGCAGTATATGCTATAAGACGTGGTAAGACATGTCCTGTCATTGGGGAGGAGGATACCATGCTCGCACTGTAAATGTAGATGGAGTTGAGAACATTTCGGGACGGAATGGCATCAACAAAATCCAACGTACCGTTGCTGGTAAACTCCCGATTGATAGAGCACCAAATATTACCTACCTTGTCAGCTCAGCAGCTATGCCATTTTGCTGTCCAGCATAAGTTCTGCAATCGATTCCAACCACGGAAGCTGCATTGGAATGCTATTGTATTGAGATATCAGTGTGCAgtaatgaaccccaggtgatgACAGAATTAATTTGAAGTTCTCCTGTGCAGCATACCTCATAGCATGGATGTAACTTTGGCATGAAAGGTTCATCAATCTTTATTTATTGTTGTTGCTACCCAGGTGCGTGGCATCCTTCAACGACTCTACAGCAAGAACATCCTTCTGAGTTTCTCCGACTATGGCAAGAAGCCGCCCATCTTCGATGATGCTGTCCAAGTGGCTAATGCCATCCTCGGGTGTGACTACGAGTTTGACAAAGGAATCCTTCTGTACAACCGGTTCAAGTCGGTCGTCTCATACTCGACAAGCGACCTGCCCGTCTTCAGTCTGGAGACCGTAAGTGGCAGCGAAAAGATAACCCTGTATGACAGTTTGGATGCTGAGGTTCTGCGGAGCTACCAGGAGTATACGCTGGCCAGCCTCATCTACTACGCAATGAAGGAGAACGCGTGCAGCGAACAGAGTTCGCGGATGACAGCCATGGACAGCGCATCCAAGAATGCAGGCGAGATGATCGACAAGCTGACGCTGACCTTCAACAGGACCAGGCAGGCGGTCATCACCAAGGAGCTGATTGAAATCATCTCTGGTGCAGCCGCCTTGTAGAAGCAACCTCACTGCCAGCCTCGCCTCCCGTCATTGGAGAGACTGCCAATATACGCTTGGAGAGGAAGCCTCTGAAAGCACGCTACTGCCGCCATCTTGTTTTTTGAAGAGGGGCTGTAATCTTGTTCGGTACAGAATAGGAAAATACAGAAATGAAACCAGTGCATTGGGTTTGTCTTGCTGTTCTGGAAAATACCCTGATCGGGAGTAATCCCAGTGGGTTGCATTCTGAAATGGGTGGCGAATATGAAAAAATGTCCATGTGCTCTGTGATGTCCCAGAGAACCCAGAGTGGTCAAAATTGATCTATGGTCCACCTATacagtgtctctcatagcccatgcaCAGTTTGTGGGTATTAAATCtcacatgccatacataccacaTTTTTACAACTACTCTTAGTTGGAAGCTTCATTCAGTCTTCaaggttttttttctcatttctggAAAAATTTTTCACACTTCATCGTCCTTCAGGCTGTC
This portion of the Amblyomma americanum isolate KBUSLIRL-KWMA chromosome 10, ASM5285725v1, whole genome shotgun sequence genome encodes:
- the ATPsyngamma gene encoding ATP synthase, gamma subunit, whose product is MFSALQKVGAFAPVCVQARNMATLKDIRVRLKSVKNIQKITQSMKMVSAAKYARAERDLKQARPYGEGAQAFYDVAEIKPPEGKQKTLIIAISSDRGLCGAIHSSVAKRIRTMMQEDPQLLENARIICVGDKVRGILQRLYSKNILLSFSDYGKKPPIFDDAVQVANAILGCDYEFDKGILLYNRFKSVVSYSTSDLPVFSLETVSGSEKITLYDSLDAEVLRSYQEYTLASLIYYAMKENACSEQSSRMTAMDSASKNAGEMIDKLTLTFNRTRQAVITKELIEIISGAAAL